One part of the Arachidicoccus terrestris genome encodes these proteins:
- a CDS encoding cellulase — MTKRLYTLALLLGAYMAGSGQQVQLPADYLHDSFPTLVKKAANVLSSAYMAQTLMAVTDTIPGWEGFPVQLYAYKTGIDSRTGRPKKALVYLLDPSPEKLAMWVATTCWIVKKSTSSSYTDQVLNWVMHQSGGQFPVKGVVYEDQYVKGYQEPYLFKDGVTVYIKDIASWSEHGPLSEAQLHFAIQIGNKDIKSQTGQYARICSTTREDYLAGGGTQDVGDKTDRRLSWLTVVRKLYQQAWNSSVNPLMVMWAKQHLK; from the coding sequence GTGACAAAACGATTATACACGCTGGCATTGCTATTGGGGGCTTATATGGCTGGATCCGGGCAGCAGGTGCAGCTGCCTGCGGATTATCTCCATGACAGTTTTCCTACACTTGTTAAGAAAGCTGCAAACGTATTATCCAGTGCCTATATGGCGCAAACGTTGATGGCCGTTACAGATACGATCCCCGGATGGGAGGGATTTCCTGTGCAGCTGTATGCCTATAAAACAGGCATTGATAGCAGGACGGGGCGGCCGAAGAAAGCATTGGTCTATCTGCTCGACCCCAGCCCGGAAAAGTTGGCCATGTGGGTGGCCACGACTTGCTGGATCGTAAAAAAAAGCACTTCTTCTTCCTATACCGATCAGGTGCTTAACTGGGTGATGCATCAATCGGGAGGGCAATTCCCGGTAAAGGGCGTCGTGTATGAGGATCAGTACGTGAAAGGCTATCAGGAGCCCTATTTGTTTAAGGACGGAGTAACTGTATATATCAAGGATATAGCAAGTTGGTCTGAACATGGACCATTATCAGAGGCACAGCTACATTTTGCCATTCAGATTGGGAATAAGGATATAAAGTCACAAACCGGGCAATATGCGCGAATATGCAGTACCACCCGGGAAGATTATCTGGCCGGTGGAGGTACGCAGGACGTGGGCGACAAGACGGACCGGCGGTTAAGTTGGTTAACTGTTGTCCGGAAGTTGTATCAGCAGGCCTGGAACAGCAGTGTCAATCCGTTGATGGTAATGTGGGCAAAGCAGCATTTAAAATAG
- a CDS encoding glycoside hydrolase family 9 protein — protein sequence MKYSVNEVNGMAEKWMIRLLFLVSFLVTTYGLTPVAAQTPEAVTQWIRINQLGYQPDGIKIAVWCSQARRTVSVFRLIDAVTHKQVYKGTVEKVFGKYGPFASSARLDFSGFSKEGRYYLQAGRAISPVFKIGADVYKGAADFCLFYLRQQRCGFNPFLKDSCHKSDGYTLYGPMADSTHIDMTGGWHDASDYLQYSSTTANATWHLLAAYRDFPAVFTDKVQTNGLKGANDVPDVLDEARWGLDFLLKLHPRSDWMFNQVADDRDHHGMRIPAEDSFYGKGIERPVYFINGKPQQRGKFMNATTGTSSTAGKFAGAFALGTKIFSVRDQAYAGILKKHAYSSLAYGQRIPGVTQTVSVVSPYIYAEDNWVDDMELAFASLAKLNGQHNADMAMLDSAVRYAKKEPVTPWMYRDTANHYQYYPFINLGHYELAKQLKGHRRKALIDDYRQGIEDVWIRARENAFYRGVPFIWCSNNLTTSFAIQCYWYRQLSGDRQFAALEQANFDWLFGLNPWGTSMVYGLPATGDSPTDPHSAFTHIGHYPIDGGMVDGPVYGSIYKNLIGIRLSHEDNYAAFQSDLAVYHDDYGDYSTNEPTMDGTASLVYLLAAKESESHGRTVRPYTLDAGAIIRADSTKKEMALVFTADSFKDGGHTIVQTLRAEKVPGSFFFTGNFYADPDNAPIIRQLKQAGFYLGAHSDKHLLYASWADRHRLLVTKDSFVRDLSAVYEKLDKWGIKDSEAHYFLPPFEWHNDSIAAWTRAEGLQLVNFTPGTGSNADYTVPEMGDKYKSSQQIMSGILGYEQQHASGLNGFLLLTHFGTDPRRTDKFYDRLGELIDRLKKRGYRFVRVDELLRKKN from the coding sequence ATGAAGTATTCAGTAAATGAAGTAAATGGAATGGCTGAGAAATGGATGATCAGGTTGTTGTTCCTCGTAAGCTTTTTGGTGACCACTTATGGGCTAACCCCGGTGGCAGCGCAAACCCCTGAAGCAGTGACTCAGTGGATCCGGATAAATCAGCTCGGCTATCAGCCGGACGGCATAAAAATAGCAGTGTGGTGCAGCCAGGCTAGAAGAACAGTGTCTGTATTCCGGCTGATAGATGCCGTTACGCATAAGCAGGTATATAAAGGAACTGTTGAGAAAGTCTTTGGAAAATACGGCCCTTTTGCGAGTAGTGCCCGGCTCGATTTTTCCGGGTTTTCGAAAGAAGGCCGTTATTATCTGCAGGCAGGGCGTGCCATCTCTCCGGTATTTAAAATTGGTGCAGATGTCTATAAGGGAGCAGCTGATTTTTGCCTTTTTTACCTCCGGCAACAAAGATGTGGCTTCAATCCGTTTTTAAAAGATTCCTGCCACAAGTCGGACGGCTATACGCTTTACGGACCCATGGCCGACAGCACACATATTGACATGACGGGTGGCTGGCATGACGCATCTGATTATCTGCAATACAGTTCAACAACCGCTAATGCTACTTGGCATTTACTGGCAGCTTACAGAGACTTTCCTGCTGTATTTACGGATAAAGTACAGACAAACGGCCTTAAAGGCGCTAATGATGTGCCCGACGTCCTGGACGAGGCAAGGTGGGGTCTTGATTTTCTACTCAAGTTACATCCGCGGTCAGACTGGATGTTTAATCAGGTGGCAGATGACAGAGACCACCATGGAATGCGCATACCTGCTGAAGATTCTTTTTATGGGAAAGGAATTGAAAGGCCGGTGTATTTTATCAATGGTAAGCCGCAGCAGCGTGGCAAGTTTATGAATGCCACTACGGGAACAAGTTCAACCGCCGGCAAATTTGCAGGTGCATTTGCACTGGGTACAAAGATTTTTAGCGTACGCGATCAGGCCTACGCCGGTATCCTCAAAAAGCATGCATATTCTTCTTTAGCCTATGGACAGCGGATACCGGGGGTAACGCAGACGGTCTCTGTCGTGTCTCCGTATATCTATGCAGAAGATAACTGGGTGGATGATATGGAGCTGGCATTTGCTTCACTGGCAAAACTGAACGGTCAGCATAACGCTGACATGGCGATGTTGGATTCGGCGGTCCGGTATGCAAAAAAAGAACCCGTTACGCCGTGGATGTACCGCGACACAGCCAATCATTATCAGTATTATCCATTTATCAACCTGGGTCATTATGAACTGGCAAAACAGTTAAAAGGCCACAGGCGAAAAGCCCTAATCGATGATTATCGTCAGGGGATTGAAGATGTCTGGATCAGGGCCCGGGAAAATGCTTTTTATAGAGGCGTCCCCTTTATCTGGTGCAGCAATAACCTGACCACCAGTTTTGCGATTCAGTGTTACTGGTACCGGCAATTGTCTGGGGACAGGCAGTTTGCTGCACTTGAGCAAGCGAATTTTGACTGGCTTTTTGGCCTGAATCCCTGGGGGACCTCAATGGTATATGGACTTCCGGCCACAGGAGACAGCCCGACAGATCCTCATTCAGCCTTTACACATATTGGCCATTATCCGATAGATGGTGGCATGGTGGATGGCCCCGTTTATGGTAGCATCTATAAGAATTTAATTGGGATCCGGTTAAGTCATGAGGATAATTATGCCGCATTTCAGAGCGACCTGGCCGTATATCACGATGATTATGGCGATTATAGTACCAATGAACCCACTATGGACGGAACGGCATCACTGGTATATCTGCTGGCTGCAAAAGAGTCAGAAAGCCATGGACGAACGGTAAGGCCGTATACATTGGATGCAGGAGCGATCATTCGGGCAGATAGCACGAAAAAAGAAATGGCATTGGTTTTTACCGCGGACTCATTTAAGGACGGAGGGCATACTATCGTTCAAACACTTCGGGCCGAAAAGGTACCGGGATCTTTCTTTTTTACCGGGAATTTTTATGCAGATCCTGATAACGCACCTATTATCCGACAACTGAAACAGGCGGGTTTCTATTTAGGAGCGCATTCTGACAAACACCTTCTCTATGCTTCCTGGGCAGACCGTCACCGGTTGCTTGTTACGAAGGATAGTTTTGTCAGAGACCTTTCTGCCGTTTATGAGAAGCTGGACAAATGGGGAATAAAAGATAGCGAGGCACATTATTTTCTGCCGCCTTTTGAATGGCATAATGATTCTATTGCCGCCTGGACCAGAGCGGAAGGATTGCAATTGGTGAATTTTACGCCGGGGACCGGTAGTAACGCAGACTACACAGTTCCGGAGATGGGCGATAAATATAAAAGCAGCCAGCAGATAATGAGTGGGATTTTAGGGTATGAACAGCAGCATGCCTCCGGTCTTAACGGGTTTCTGTTACTGACACACTTTGGGACTGATCCCAGGCGGACAGATAAATTTTATGATCGCCTGGGCGAACTTATCGACCGCCTGAAAAAAAGAGGATACCGGTTTGTCCGTGTAGACGAACTATTAAGGAAGAAAAATTAG
- a CDS encoding RagB/SusD family nutrient uptake outer membrane protein: MQRIIIFLFSTVCLFSGCKKGFLDRPPLDQLTDDNFWSNEKNVRTFSYGFYPTYFTGYGHGWTWGDYFTGETLNDEFGQTSPSQYPKVVPSTGGGWSFTNVRKANIFLDRLQRADMSEEAKAHWTGVARFFRGMAYYLLVERFGDVPWYDKAVSSEQEDSLYIPRDPRQMVMKHVLEDFQYAAAHVRESDGEKGLTVNKWVVLAFMSKVFLFEGTWEKYHNVDQQAAKTFLEAAKWAAGEVINNGGFSFNYPYRESFNALDLSSNQEMILYKQYESGQVTHTLVSYVNREGQTGPNKDVIDDYLCSDGLPIELSGDYEGDKGIGHVMANRDSRMAGTFAPDLRPVGYDRPAGTFFGASSTGYATLKFLNEEIMNDGRGLSNVNPTDAPIIRLGEVMVNYAEAAQELGGVTQADLDMSINKLRSRPGGNLPPLEVIGGQPAVNGHVYDDPKRDPTVSSMLWEIRRERRVEMSMEGVRDDDLRRWKKLDYMDMVKHPDLNRGAWIKKSDYPNLSASVIIEGGGNEGYIKPASVLRVIDNDRIYLLPLPLDQIQLYKDHGVTLAQNPGWEE, encoded by the coding sequence ATGCAACGCATAATTATTTTCCTTTTCAGTACTGTCTGCCTTTTTTCCGGTTGTAAAAAAGGATTTTTAGACAGGCCGCCACTGGACCAACTGACCGATGATAATTTTTGGTCAAACGAAAAGAACGTTCGGACTTTCTCCTACGGATTCTATCCGACCTATTTTACCGGCTATGGACATGGCTGGACCTGGGGGGATTATTTTACAGGAGAAACGCTCAATGATGAGTTTGGGCAGACAAGTCCCAGTCAATACCCTAAAGTGGTACCCAGTACGGGAGGTGGCTGGTCATTTACCAATGTCAGAAAGGCAAATATTTTTCTGGACAGGCTGCAGCGGGCAGATATGTCTGAAGAAGCCAAAGCCCATTGGACAGGGGTCGCCCGGTTCTTCAGAGGCATGGCTTATTACCTGTTGGTAGAGCGCTTTGGTGATGTGCCCTGGTATGACAAGGCGGTTTCATCGGAGCAGGAAGATTCGCTATACATTCCTCGTGATCCCAGGCAAATGGTCATGAAACATGTGCTGGAGGATTTTCAATATGCTGCAGCGCATGTCAGGGAATCCGATGGAGAGAAAGGTCTGACGGTGAATAAATGGGTCGTATTAGCGTTTATGTCTAAGGTCTTTTTATTTGAGGGTACCTGGGAAAAGTATCATAATGTAGATCAGCAAGCCGCCAAGACTTTCTTAGAAGCAGCAAAATGGGCTGCCGGAGAAGTGATCAATAATGGTGGGTTTTCCTTTAATTATCCTTACCGGGAATCCTTTAACGCGTTGGATCTTTCGTCCAATCAGGAAATGATCCTGTATAAACAATACGAGTCAGGACAAGTGACACATACCCTGGTCAGCTATGTCAACAGAGAAGGGCAAACCGGGCCGAATAAAGACGTTATTGACGACTACCTGTGTTCAGACGGGTTGCCTATAGAACTTTCAGGAGACTATGAGGGGGATAAGGGAATTGGTCACGTAATGGCTAACAGAGATTCCAGAATGGCAGGAACCTTTGCTCCGGACCTGCGGCCGGTCGGATACGATCGCCCTGCGGGAACTTTTTTTGGCGCGTCGTCTACCGGTTATGCAACACTGAAATTCCTCAACGAAGAGATTATGAATGATGGCAGAGGTTTATCTAATGTGAACCCTACAGATGCACCGATTATTCGTCTTGGAGAAGTAATGGTCAATTATGCGGAAGCGGCTCAGGAATTGGGAGGTGTTACGCAGGCAGACCTGGATATGTCCATCAATAAACTCAGAAGCCGGCCTGGAGGTAATCTGCCTCCGCTGGAGGTTATAGGGGGGCAACCGGCTGTGAATGGCCATGTTTATGATGATCCTAAAAGAGATCCGACGGTTTCTTCCATGCTTTGGGAGATCAGAAGAGAAAGACGGGTAGAGATGAGTATGGAAGGCGTCCGTGATGATGACCTGAGAAGGTGGAAAAAATTAGATTATATGGACATGGTCAAGCACCCGGATCTGAACAGAGGTGCCTGGATCAAAAAGTCCGATTATCCTAATCTGAGTGCCAGTGTAATTATAGAAGGCGGAGGCAATGAAGGGTATATTAAGCCCGCTTCTGTGTTGCGCGTTATTGATAACGACAGAATCTATCTGTTGCCATTGCCCCTCGACCAGATACAGCTGTATAAAGATCATGGTGTAACTTTAGCACAGAACCCCGGTTGGGAAGAGTAA
- a CDS encoding SusC/RagA family TonB-linked outer membrane protein: MKTKYINFSAILLCCCFCVQTVFAQSRDLTGTVTDESHIPLQGVSILVKGATIGTATGTDGSFSLKVPEKSRILIFRYVGFVDKEVAIGDSTSFHVVLQKDNKALTDVVIVGYGTQKRSNLTGAVTTVDTKVLDARPITDLARGLQGVVPGLTITTSSGELGKNPAIRLRGITGSLNSPEGTQPLILVDNVEMPNLQMINPEDIEQISVLKDAASTSIYGTRAAWGVILIKTKSGHRNMPTRVSYRNNFAYSQPTTTPKIAPAYEGAQMVLEALRRSANNPDIQSFGVLGMYFDSIGNQKIKEWSEKYGGQDLGPEMVEGRDYEIRNGNLYFYRSWDPLKMYMRDWTPQQKHDISITGGSDKTTFDIGLGYLGEKGVLKVNPDQFDRYNASVGVQSSVTGWLDVRSKLIYASTLTTTPFIFGSDAFGPWYYLLRWPAIYPYGTIDGHPFRSAVTEVAQAKMNRDNNAYLRASAGATLRPIDHLSINFDYSYSTNNEHYHSTGGGTSGIDFWAGQLNYLDNYQSSSYNSVTYISNWDKMHTAKAFATYDLGLNDHQFKFMVGSDMDLYKSWGQYSERRDIIDPDFGEIGLTTGDQFAYGGPGRDPGEQWPITQWSTLGYFARINYSYKNKYLLELNGRRDGSSRFPTKDAWAFFPSMSAGYVLTEEPFMQPLKKTLSFLKVRGSWGQLGNQGVGEYRFLSTMASSSSGWWIGDNNEITFSTPQEVRSSLTWEKIATLDFGLDARFLEDRLGLTFDWYQRTTSDMIRPGVTLPSSYGGNSPVRNYGAMRTTGWELSLDYHQNIGNDFSINAAVTLSDFKEEITKDANVTKTITSIYNGKTLGEIWGYETVGLFQESDFEGKDGSGRWIPKSGIADQSFLEGNSNWFNFGPGDVHYKDLNGDGKIDPGNSTVDDHGDMKVIGNTTPRYQYSIRLGTAWRGIDFDMFWQGVGKRDLWPSGGGPVFIPGFSVAEARYEHQLDYWTPENTDAYYPRSTSNPLNSFNFYPQSRYLLNMAYLRLKNVQLGYSLPAGLISRLNLVKVRVYASGENLLTFDNLQIPIDPEVDYTKAQLAGAGNAFGRVYPYRKTISFGVQVTF, encoded by the coding sequence ATGAAAACAAAGTACATCAACTTTTCGGCTATCCTGTTGTGTTGCTGCTTTTGCGTACAGACAGTTTTTGCCCAGTCCAGGGACCTGACAGGAACCGTTACCGATGAAAGCCATATACCCTTGCAAGGGGTATCTATCCTGGTAAAAGGAGCGACTATAGGAACGGCCACAGGGACGGATGGCTCCTTTTCCCTGAAAGTGCCTGAAAAGTCGAGGATCCTGATTTTTCGTTATGTAGGTTTCGTAGATAAAGAGGTCGCTATTGGTGACAGTACATCTTTTCATGTAGTGTTGCAGAAAGACAACAAGGCGCTCACAGATGTGGTTATTGTGGGATATGGCACGCAGAAAAGATCCAATCTGACGGGTGCTGTCACCACCGTAGACACAAAAGTACTGGATGCCCGGCCAATTACTGATTTGGCCAGAGGGCTGCAAGGCGTCGTTCCCGGTCTGACTATTACCACATCCTCCGGAGAACTGGGGAAGAATCCCGCTATCCGGTTAAGAGGCATCACAGGGTCACTTAATAGCCCGGAAGGTACACAACCTTTGATATTGGTGGATAATGTAGAGATGCCCAATTTACAGATGATCAATCCGGAGGATATTGAGCAGATCTCTGTATTGAAAGATGCGGCGTCTACATCAATCTATGGGACAAGGGCTGCATGGGGCGTGATTTTGATTAAAACAAAATCGGGGCACAGAAATATGCCGACACGTGTATCCTACCGTAATAATTTTGCCTATAGTCAACCAACGACTACGCCCAAGATTGCACCGGCATATGAAGGTGCGCAAATGGTCCTTGAGGCTTTGCGCCGTTCCGCCAATAATCCCGATATTCAAAGTTTTGGCGTATTGGGTATGTACTTTGATTCCATTGGTAACCAGAAAATCAAGGAATGGTCGGAAAAATATGGTGGCCAGGATTTGGGACCGGAGATGGTGGAGGGCCGCGACTACGAGATCAGGAACGGCAATTTATACTTTTATCGCTCCTGGGACCCTTTAAAGATGTATATGCGCGACTGGACACCACAACAAAAGCATGATATCTCAATAACAGGAGGAAGTGATAAAACAACCTTTGATATAGGATTGGGATATCTGGGAGAAAAGGGAGTGCTGAAAGTCAACCCGGATCAGTTCGATCGCTACAATGCGTCAGTTGGCGTACAGTCTTCTGTGACGGGATGGCTGGATGTACGATCAAAATTGATTTACGCTTCGACGCTTACGACAACACCGTTTATATTCGGCAGTGACGCTTTTGGCCCCTGGTATTATCTACTGCGTTGGCCAGCTATTTATCCTTACGGTACGATTGATGGCCATCCGTTTCGCAGTGCTGTGACGGAGGTCGCTCAGGCCAAAATGAACCGCGACAATAATGCCTATCTGCGTGCTTCCGCGGGGGCAACCCTTAGGCCTATCGACCATTTGAGCATCAATTTCGATTATAGCTACTCAACGAATAATGAGCATTACCATTCGACAGGTGGAGGAACCTCTGGCATTGATTTTTGGGCCGGACAGCTGAACTATCTGGACAACTATCAGTCCAGCTCTTATAACAGTGTCACATATATTTCCAATTGGGATAAAATGCACACCGCTAAGGCCTTTGCTACTTATGATCTGGGCCTGAACGACCATCAGTTCAAGTTTATGGTGGGTTCTGATATGGATCTGTATAAAAGCTGGGGGCAGTATTCAGAGCGAAGAGATATTATCGATCCGGACTTTGGAGAAATCGGGCTCACAACGGGTGATCAATTTGCCTATGGCGGCCCTGGCCGTGATCCGGGGGAGCAGTGGCCGATTACGCAATGGTCTACATTGGGGTATTTTGCCAGAATTAACTACAGCTATAAGAATAAATATTTACTGGAACTTAATGGCCGCCGTGACGGCTCATCCCGTTTTCCGACAAAAGATGCATGGGCATTCTTTCCATCCATGTCTGCGGGATATGTGCTGACAGAAGAGCCTTTTATGCAACCGCTGAAAAAAACCTTGTCGTTTTTAAAAGTAAGGGGATCCTGGGGACAATTGGGCAATCAGGGTGTAGGAGAATACAGGTTTCTTTCGACGATGGCCTCATCTTCTTCCGGATGGTGGATCGGCGATAACAATGAAATCACCTTCAGTACACCCCAGGAGGTGCGCAGCAGCCTGACATGGGAGAAAATTGCCACATTGGATTTTGGGTTGGATGCCAGATTTCTGGAAGATCGCTTAGGCCTTACTTTTGACTGGTATCAAAGAACCACCAGTGACATGATCCGGCCAGGGGTTACATTGCCCAGTTCTTACGGAGGCAATAGCCCGGTAAGGAATTATGGCGCCATGCGCACGACCGGTTGGGAACTATCACTGGATTACCATCAGAATATTGGCAACGACTTCAGTATTAATGCCGCTGTTACGCTTAGTGATTTCAAGGAAGAGATTACCAAAGATGCCAATGTGACCAAAACAATTACCAGCATTTACAATGGCAAAACGCTAGGTGAGATCTGGGGTTATGAAACCGTCGGACTCTTCCAGGAATCTGATTTTGAGGGTAAGGACGGTTCCGGCAGATGGATCCCTAAAAGCGGTATCGCTGATCAGTCATTTTTGGAAGGCAATAGCAACTGGTTCAATTTTGGCCCCGGAGATGTTCACTATAAGGACTTGAACGGCGACGGGAAAATTGATCCGGGTAATTCTACGGTGGATGATCACGGCGACATGAAGGTCATCGGAAATACGACACCCCGCTATCAGTATAGTATTCGTCTGGGGACAGCCTGGCGGGGAATTGATTTTGATATGTTTTGGCAAGGTGTGGGCAAAAGAGACCTCTGGCCTTCAGGAGGTGGTCCGGTATTCATTCCCGGATTCAGTGTTGCAGAGGCAAGATATGAACATCAACTGGACTATTGGACACCGGAGAACACCGATGCCTATTATCCCCGCTCTACCTCAAACCCCTTAAATTCATTTAATTTTTATCCGCAGAGCCGCTACCTTTTGAATATGGCTTATCTCCGGTTAAAGAATGTACAATTAGGTTACAGCCTGCCTGCGGGGCTGATTTCCAGGCTCAATCTGGTAAAAGTAAGGGTGTATGCCAGTGGAGAGAATCTGTTGACCTTTGATAATCTGCAAATCCCGATTGATCCCGAAGTCGATTACACAAAGGCGCAGCTGGCAGGTGCCGGGAATGCCTTCGGCAGAGTTTATCCTTATAGAAAGACCATTTCCTTTGGGGTACAAGTAACATTCTAA
- a CDS encoding cysteine hydrolase family protein, giving the protein MNREDRMTDTALLVMDVQKYTLRSLKDANYYIHGIARALSAARQAGMPVIYIVVGFRPGYPEVHPDNQAFMNMKKLNVGLDDPDNYTVPASIGPKADDLVVIKKRFSAFAGSGLDLILRSKQIRHLVLAGISTSGVVLSTLREASDKDYRITVLADGCADKDETVHQMLLERIFPRQARLTTIEDWCSDIRP; this is encoded by the coding sequence ATGAATCGCGAAGATAGGATGACCGATACCGCACTGCTCGTTATGGATGTTCAAAAATATACCCTCAGATCTCTCAAAGATGCCAATTATTATATTCACGGTATTGCCAGGGCCCTTTCTGCCGCCAGGCAGGCAGGTATGCCTGTCATTTATATCGTTGTCGGGTTCAGACCAGGGTATCCGGAGGTGCATCCCGACAACCAGGCATTCATGAACATGAAAAAGCTAAATGTTGGGTTAGACGATCCGGATAACTACACAGTCCCGGCCTCTATCGGGCCGAAAGCCGATGATTTGGTGGTCATCAAAAAAAGATTCAGCGCATTTGCGGGTAGTGGCCTGGACTTAATTTTAAGATCGAAGCAAATCCGGCATTTGGTATTGGCGGGCATTTCCACAAGCGGCGTAGTGCTTTCCACATTAAGGGAAGCAAGCGATAAAGACTATAGGATAACAGTGCTGGCAGACGGCTGCGCAGATAAAGACGAAACCGTCCACCAGATGTTACTGGAAAGAATATTTCCCAGGCAGGCCCGGCTAACCACCATTGAAGACTGGTGTTCCGATATCCGGCCCTGA
- a CDS encoding beta-L-arabinofuranosidase domain-containing protein: MMFSIKKYVLGVAGLLLCQALVQAQSPVIVEQVAQPATQLTNPYYIGNKAPLKPTHFMKLPIGSIQPAGWLKKYLELQRDGLTGHLGEISAWLEKEDNAWLDKEGKGGHGWEEVPYWLKGYGDLAYILEDPAMLKETKVWIDAVLQTQRPDGYFGPLTLRDGKPDLWPNMIMLWCLQSYYDYSRDSRVIPFMTKYFKWEQNLPDSLFLKDYWENSRGGDNLYSVYWLYNRTGDQDLLKLAEKIHRNTADWEQQNNLPNWHNVNIAQSFREPATYYMLSRDSSDLKATYRDFYLVRGMYGQVPGGMFGADENARPGYADPHQAVETCGMVEQMASDEMLLRFTGDPFWADNCEDVAFNTYPAAVMPDFKALRYLTAPNMVISDNKNHSPGIQNNGPFLMMNPFSSRCCQHNHAQGWPYYAENLWMATPDKGIAAVLYSASSVTAKVGDGTTVTLKEETNYPFEQEIRFIVNTPGAIAFPIYLRIPGWCDRAEVLVNGKAVFSDLAAGGYAKVTHTWKNGDKITLKLPMKPTLKKWAKNKNSVSVDYGPLSFSLKIKEKFEMEDSRKSAIGDSHWQKDADPTKWPAYNIYPASAWNYGLVLPANGDISGWKVRQKPWPKDSMPFTPGSVPLEMVVNARKIPDWKIDEHGLCGVLPQSPVAVQTPEEQVTLIPMGATRLRISSFPVVERRQ, from the coding sequence ATGATGTTTTCAATTAAAAAATATGTCTTGGGGGTAGCAGGGTTATTATTGTGCCAGGCTCTGGTTCAGGCTCAGTCTCCTGTGATTGTTGAGCAGGTTGCGCAGCCGGCCACGCAACTGACAAATCCTTATTATATAGGGAATAAAGCGCCGCTGAAGCCGACACATTTTATGAAATTGCCGATTGGGAGCATTCAGCCGGCGGGCTGGCTGAAAAAGTATCTGGAACTGCAACGCGATGGTCTTACGGGGCATCTTGGAGAAATCAGCGCCTGGCTGGAAAAAGAAGACAACGCCTGGTTGGATAAGGAGGGCAAAGGGGGTCATGGTTGGGAAGAAGTGCCTTATTGGCTCAAAGGATATGGAGACCTGGCTTATATCCTGGAAGATCCAGCCATGCTTAAAGAGACCAAGGTCTGGATTGACGCCGTTTTGCAAACCCAGCGTCCGGACGGTTATTTTGGTCCGCTTACGCTGAGAGACGGGAAGCCGGATCTCTGGCCGAATATGATTATGCTGTGGTGCCTGCAGTCCTACTATGATTACAGTAGAGACAGCAGGGTCATTCCCTTTATGACCAAATATTTTAAGTGGGAGCAAAACCTGCCGGATAGCTTGTTTTTAAAGGATTATTGGGAGAATAGCCGCGGAGGGGACAACCTGTATAGTGTATATTGGTTATATAACCGTACCGGAGATCAGGATCTGTTGAAGCTGGCAGAAAAGATCCATCGCAATACGGCTGATTGGGAACAGCAAAACAATTTGCCCAATTGGCATAATGTAAACATAGCGCAGAGTTTCAGGGAACCGGCCACTTATTACATGTTGTCCAGAGATTCTTCAGATCTTAAAGCGACATACCGTGACTTTTATTTAGTGCGCGGTATGTATGGTCAGGTGCCCGGAGGTATGTTCGGTGCCGATGAGAATGCCCGGCCCGGATATGCTGATCCTCACCAGGCAGTCGAGACCTGCGGGATGGTCGAGCAGATGGCTTCCGATGAAATGCTGCTGCGGTTTACCGGAGATCCCTTTTGGGCTGACAATTGTGAAGATGTGGCTTTCAATACGTATCCCGCAGCCGTCATGCCGGATTTTAAGGCGCTCCGGTATCTGACTGCGCCCAATATGGTGATTAGTGACAATAAAAACCATAGTCCGGGTATCCAAAACAATGGCCCGTTTTTGATGATGAACCCCTTTAGCAGCAGGTGCTGCCAGCACAATCATGCACAGGGCTGGCCTTATTACGCAGAGAATCTATGGATGGCCACCCCTGATAAAGGCATTGCAGCAGTGCTGTATTCGGCCAGCTCGGTTACTGCCAAGGTCGGTGACGGTACAACTGTGACACTCAAAGAAGAAACGAATTATCCATTTGAACAGGAAATTCGTTTTATCGTAAATACACCCGGAGCCATTGCTTTTCCGATATACCTGAGAATACCCGGATGGTGCGACCGTGCGGAAGTCCTGGTGAATGGGAAAGCGGTCTTCTCGGATCTGGCCGCTGGTGGTTATGCGAAGGTCACGCATACATGGAAAAACGGAGATAAGATCACCTTGAAACTTCCCATGAAACCCACGCTAAAGAAATGGGCGAAGAATAAAAACAGCGTTAGTGTCGACTACGGCCCTTTGAGCTTCTCTTTGAAGATCAAAGAAAAATTTGAAATGGAAGACAGCCGCAAATCAGCTATCGGCGATTCTCACTGGCAAAAAGATGCTGATCCCACCAAGTGGCCGGCCTATAATATTTATCCGGCCAGTGCCTGGAATTACGGATTGGTACTGCCTGCAAACGGAGACATCTCTGGCTGGAAAGTCAGGCAAAAGCCCTGGCCAAAGGATTCTATGCCGTTTACCCCTGGATCTGTACCGCTCGAAATGGTCGTCAACGCGCGGAAAATACCTGACTGGAAGATCGATGAACATGGTCTTTGCGGTGTATTACCTCAGAGCCCGGTAGCGGTACAGACGCCGGAAGAGCAGGTAACCCTGATCCCGATGGGAGCCACCCGACTGAGGATATCTTCTTTTCCTGTAGTGGAGAGGAGGCAATGA